In one Streptomyces sp. T12 genomic region, the following are encoded:
- the yaaA gene encoding peroxide stress protein YaaA, whose protein sequence is MLVLLPPSEGKASSGRGAPLKLESLSLPGLSEAREAVLSELVDLCSADEDKARDVLGLSEGLRGEVAKNTELRTAGARPAGEIYTGVLYDALDLASLDAAAKKRAARSLLVFSGLWGAVHVNDRIPSYRCSMGVKLPALGALGAYWRAPMADVLPEAAGDGLVLDLRSSAYAAAWKPKGEVAGRTASVRVLHAPTRKVVSHFNKATKGRIVRSLLTAGAAPGGPSELVEALRDLGYEVEVEAPAKAGKAWTLDVLVSEVH, encoded by the coding sequence GTGCTTGTCCTGCTGCCGCCTTCCGAAGGCAAGGCCTCGTCCGGTCGGGGTGCGCCGCTGAAGCTGGAGTCGTTGTCCTTGCCGGGGCTGAGCGAGGCCCGGGAAGCCGTGCTGAGCGAGCTGGTCGATCTGTGCAGCGCCGACGAGGACAAGGCGCGGGACGTGCTCGGGCTGAGCGAGGGGCTGCGCGGCGAGGTCGCGAAGAACACCGAGCTGCGGACCGCAGGGGCGCGGCCGGCCGGGGAGATCTACACCGGCGTGCTGTACGACGCCCTCGACCTGGCGTCGCTGGACGCGGCGGCGAAGAAGCGGGCGGCTCGGTCGCTGCTCGTCTTCTCGGGCCTGTGGGGTGCGGTGCACGTCAACGACCGCATCCCCTCCTACCGCTGCTCGATGGGCGTGAAGCTGCCCGCCCTCGGCGCGCTCGGCGCGTACTGGCGGGCGCCGATGGCGGACGTGCTGCCCGAGGCGGCCGGGGACGGGCTGGTGCTGGATCTGCGGTCGTCGGCGTACGCGGCGGCGTGGAAGCCGAAGGGCGAGGTGGCCGGGCGGACGGCGAGCGTGCGGGTGCTGCACGCGCCGACGCGGAAGGTCGTCAGCCACTTCAACAAGGCGACCAAGGGGCGGATCGTACGGAGTCTGCTGACCGCGGGGGCGGCTCCCGGTGGGCCGTCCGAGCTGGTCGAGGCGCTGCGGGACCTCGGGTACGAGGTGGAGGTGGAGGCGCCGGCCAAGGCCGGGAAGGCGTGGACGCTGGATGTGCTGGTGTCGGAGGTCCACTGA
- a CDS encoding RNB domain-containing ribonuclease yields the protein MPRRHIRVTGAPETPLRAALTALRAELGVSGSFPPEVLAEAERAAKAPALPPYDATDVPFFTIDPPTSTDLDQAMHLSRQDTGYRVRYAIADVAAFVVPSGALDRETHRRVTTLYFPDEKVPLHPTLLGEGAASLLPDQVRPAVLWTIDLDAQGRTLAVDARRALVRSRAKLDYDGVQKQIDTGTAEEPLALLKEIGELRERLEVERGGISLNVPEQEIIERDHDHTYELAYRAPHPADGWNAQISLLTGMAAADLMLAGGTGILRTLPAAPDGAVGRLRRTAHALHIDWPHHVSYAELVRSLDPHRPPHAAFLQECTTLLRGAGYTVFRDGNLPAITTHSAVAAPYTHCTAPLRRLTDRYAAEICLAAAAGQPVPDWVVAALDELPARMAEGTRRAGRVERECVDIVEAALLKGRVGEVFDGWVVDVDERQPAVGVVQLESPAVIGRIDGTGSSPLPLGERLPVRLTQADPAVATGVPKVRFVSA from the coding sequence ATGCCCCGCCGCCACATCCGAGTGACCGGCGCCCCCGAGACCCCCCTCCGGGCCGCCCTCACCGCGCTGCGCGCAGAACTCGGCGTCTCCGGGAGCTTCCCGCCCGAGGTGCTGGCGGAGGCCGAGCGGGCCGCGAAGGCCCCCGCCCTCCCGCCGTACGACGCCACCGACGTCCCCTTCTTCACCATCGACCCGCCCACGTCCACCGACCTCGACCAGGCGATGCACCTGTCCCGGCAGGACACCGGCTACCGCGTCCGGTACGCCATCGCCGACGTCGCCGCCTTCGTCGTACCGTCGGGCGCACTGGACCGGGAGACCCACCGCCGGGTGACGACCCTCTACTTCCCCGACGAGAAGGTCCCCCTGCACCCGACCCTGCTCGGCGAGGGCGCGGCAAGCCTGCTCCCGGACCAGGTCCGACCGGCCGTCCTGTGGACGATCGACCTCGACGCGCAGGGCCGTACGCTCGCCGTCGACGCCCGCCGCGCCCTGGTCCGCAGCCGGGCCAAGCTCGACTACGACGGCGTACAGAAGCAGATCGACACGGGAACCGCCGAGGAGCCGCTGGCGCTGCTGAAGGAGATCGGGGAGCTGCGGGAGCGGCTGGAGGTGGAGCGGGGCGGGATCTCGCTCAACGTGCCCGAGCAGGAGATCATCGAGCGCGACCACGACCACACCTACGAGCTCGCCTACCGCGCCCCGCACCCCGCCGACGGCTGGAACGCCCAGATCTCCCTGCTGACCGGAATGGCCGCCGCCGACCTGATGCTGGCCGGCGGCACGGGCATCCTGCGCACCCTCCCCGCCGCCCCCGACGGCGCGGTCGGCCGCCTGCGCCGTACCGCACACGCCCTGCACATCGACTGGCCGCACCACGTCTCGTACGCCGAACTCGTCCGCTCCCTCGACCCGCACCGCCCACCCCACGCGGCCTTCCTCCAGGAGTGCACGACCCTGTTGCGCGGCGCCGGATACACCGTCTTCCGGGACGGGAACCTGCCCGCCATCACCACTCACTCCGCGGTGGCCGCCCCCTACACCCACTGCACGGCCCCACTGCGCCGCCTCACCGACCGGTACGCCGCCGAGATCTGCCTCGCTGCCGCCGCCGGTCAGCCGGTGCCCGACTGGGTGGTGGCCGCCCTCGACGAGCTGCCCGCCAGGATGGCCGAGGGCACCCGGCGCGCGGGCAGGGTGGAGCGGGAGTGCGTGGACATCGTCGAGGCGGCGCTGCTGAAGGGCCGGGTGGGGGAGGTGTTCGACGGCTGGGTGGTGGACGTGGACGAGCGCCAACCCGCCGTCGGGGTTGTGCAGTTGGAGTCGCCGGCGGTCATCGGCAGGATCGACGGCACAGGCTCGTCCCCGCTGCCGCTGGGGGAGCGGCTCCCGGTCCGCCTCACCCAGGCTGATCCGGCAGTGGCGACGGGAGTGCCGAAGGTGCGGTTCGTGTCTGCCTGA